In one window of Mauremys reevesii isolate NIE-2019 linkage group 22, ASM1616193v1, whole genome shotgun sequence DNA:
- the MAP4K1 gene encoding LOW QUALITY PROTEIN: mitogen-activated protein kinase kinase kinase kinase 1 (The sequence of the model RefSeq protein was modified relative to this genomic sequence to represent the inferred CDS: deleted 2 bases in 1 codon): MDVQERLALDISTRNPQDDFELLQRVGGGTYGEVYKAKNKGTGELAAIKIVKMESEDDCAAIQQEILIVKTCKHHNIVAYYGSYIWLNKLWICMEFCGAGSLQDIYHVTGPLSEQQIAYVCRETLQGLSYLHTLGKIHRDIKGANILINDNGEVKLADFGISAQISATFARRMSFIGTPYWMAPEVAAVELKGGYNELCDIWSVGITAVELAELQPPMFDVHPLRVLFLMSKSGYQPPKLKDKAKWTPAFHNFVKVTLTKNPKKRPSAAKMLSHQFVAQPGLSRSLTQELLEKLRNPDKLPRCCEPEEEEAELPPPVPQRIHSTHRHAPAERSNSDINLQPIKIRTHWKEPTPACHVEICLDLGYSTSGSAPGSMGSARVNMSDSDNDYDDVDILDASLAWAARDGSGVAHDLSLSPSVLPCSPSSCDPARPTLPADADVPPPLPPKPKFRSRSDETPAEETRPQPGGQLLQRPGTPVSLVRCSSGPVGSRTPHPTQHAEPRRSHLSASSDPTLWPGPRSEEPPVLPPKTEKKRRQDGSLFKKVFNGCPLRITATATWTHPGTQDPPLILGAEEGIFTLNRSEPEAALELLYHSRTSWVYSIGNVLMSISGKTPQLYSHSLTSLYEQSKREQRPGVHIAPHRLLPRKNATSTKIPDTKGCRACCVARHARSGCHYLCGALEASVVLLQWYEPMQKFMLVKHFDFPLPTPLPVFEMLVAPGDEYPAVCIGVSPGLARPARPLPHHQPQLPHLLVHPHRRRRVLPGPVQVSQVDSETVLVLLDRSVRIVTLQGTLLRKLPAPNITFDVAVETIALGQNCLQAFWRHGVQVWDFASAQLIKELRDQRCSFRLLGTHSTVVLETRPMDDTHSNLYVQE; encoded by the exons GCGAAGAACAAAGGCACCGGCGAGCTGGCTGCCATAAAGATTGTGAAGATGGAGTCAG AGGACGACTGCGCCGCGATCCAGCAGGAGATCCTCATCGTGAAGACCTGCAAGCACCATAATATCGTGGCCTATTACGGGAGCTACATATG GTTGAACAAGCTGTGGATCTGCATGGAGTTCTGCGGGGCCGGATCTCTGCAGGACATTTACCACG TCACCGGCCCCCTGTCAGAGCAGCAAATCGCCTACGTCTGCAGAGAAACGTTGCAG GGTCTGTCTTATCTTCACACTCTAGGCAAGATCCACAGAGACATCAAG GGAGCCAACATCCTCATCAATGACAACGGAGAAGTGAAACTCG cggATTTTGGGATCTCGGCCCAGATCAGCGCCACCTTCGCCCGCAGGATGTCCTTCATCGGCACCCCCTACTG GATGGCGCCCGAGGTGGCGGCGGTGGAGCTGAAAGGCGGCTACAACGAGCTGTGCGACATCTGGTCCGTGGGCATCACGGCGGTGGAGCTGGCCGAGCTGCAGCCCCCCATGTTCGACGTCCACCCCCTGCG GGTGCTGTTCCTGATGTCCAAGAGCGGCTACCAGCCGCCGAAGCTGAAAGACAAGGCAAAGTG GACTCCGGCCTTCCACAACTTCGTGAAGGTGACGCTGACCAAGAACCCCAAGAAGCGGCCGAGCGCGGCCAAGATGCTGAGC caccagtTTGTGGCCCAGCCTGGCCTGAGCCGGAGCCTGAcgcaggagctgctggagaagcTGCGGAACCCGGACAAGCTGCCGCGCTGCTGCgagccggaggaggaggaggccgag CTGCCACCCCCGGTGCCCCAGCGGATCCACTCCACGCACCGGCACGCCCCGGCCGAGCGCAGCAACTCCGACATCAACC TGCAGCCCATCAAGATCAGGACCCACTGGAAGGAGCCGACGCCCGCGTGCCACGTG GAGATCTGCCTAGACCTCGGCTACAGCACCAGCGGCAGCGCCCCCGGCTCCATGGGCAGTGCCAG GGTCAACATGTCGGACTCAGACAACGACTACGACGACGTGGACAT ACTAGACGCCTCCCTAGCCTGGGCCGCCCGGGACGGCTCCGGTG TGGCTCAcgatctctctctttccccctcggTCCTGCCGTGCAGCCCCAGTAGCTGTGACCCAGCCCG gcccaCGCTGCCAGCCGACGCTGACgtgccacccccactgccccccaag CCCAAGTTCCGGAGCCGGTCCGACGAGACGCCCGCCGAGGAGACGCGGCCCCAGCCcggggggcagctcctgcagcGCCCCGGCACCCCGGTCTCCCTGGTGCGGTGCTCCAGCGGGCCCGTGGGGAGCCggaccccacaccccacccagcacgCCGAGCCCCGCCGCTCCCACCTCTCGGCCAGCTCAg ATCCCACCCTGTGGCCCGGACCCCGGAGCGAGGagccccccgtcctgccccccaaGACAGAGAAGAAACGGAGACAG GATGGATCCCTCTTCAAGAAGGTCTTTAACGGCTGCCCCCTGCGCATCACGGCCACGGCCACCTGGACGCACCCCGGCACCCAAG ACCCACCCCTGATCCTGGGGGCCGAGGAGGGGATCTTCACCCTGAACCGCAGCGAGCCGGAGGCCGCGTTGGAGCTG CTCTACCACAGCCGCACCTCCTGGGTCTACTCCATCGGCAACGTGCTCATGTCCATCTCGG ggaaGACCCCCCAGCTGTACTCCCACAGCCTGACCAGCCTGTACGAGCAGAGCAAGAGGGAGCAGCGCCCCGGCGTGCACATCGCCCCCCACCGGCTGCTGCCCAG GAAAAACGCCACCTCCACGAAGATCCCTGATACCAAGGGCTGCCGGGCCTGCTGTGTGG cccgGCACGCGCGGAGCGGCTGCCACTACCTGTGCGGGGCGCTGGAGGCCAGCGTGGTTCTGCTCCAGTGGTACGAGCCCATGCAGAAGTTCATGCTGGTGAAG CACTTCGACTTCCCGCTGCCCACCCCCCTGCCCGTCTTCGAGATGCTGGTGGCGCCGGGGGACGAGTACCCGGCCGTGTGCATCGGGGTGAGCCCGGGC CTCGCCCGCCCAGCCCGTCCACTTCCACACCATCAACCTCAACTCCCTCACCTCCTGGTTCACCCACACCGGCGCCG ACGTGTCCTGCCCGGCCCGGTCCAGGTGAGCCAGGTGGACAGCGAGACGGTGCTGGTGCTGCTGGaca GGAGCGTGAGGATCGTCACCCTGCAGGGCACCCTGCTGCGGAAGCTGCCGGCCCCCAACATCACCTTCGACGTCGCCGTGGAGACCATAG CGCTGGGGCAGAACTGCCTGCAGGCTTTCTGGCGCCACGGGGTGCAGGTGTGGGACTTCGCATCGGCACAG CTGATCAAGGAGCTGCGGGATCAACGCTGCAGCTTCCGCCTGCTGGGCACCCACAG caccgtcGTTTTGGAGACGCGCCCCATGGACGACACCCACAGCAACCTCTACGTCCAGGAGTGA